The Aspergillus fumigatus Af293 chromosome 3, whole genome shotgun sequence region TGAAGTTCGACGACGATACAGATGACGAGGCTGCCGATGGCGACGACAACGTAATCACcaataatgatgatgctggaACTGTCTGGAGTGGCATCCCCATGGAATCATCCAGCGACGATGCCCCTGTCTCTACCGACTGGGAGTGACTTGAGAAAGAGATCCACCCTTTCTTGGCCCTCTCCGTCTCTCATGGAGCTGCCGCGCAATTGATCTTGTGCTTGATGAGTGACTGAGACTGGGTAGGAGACTTTCTGGCCGGATCACTGTTCCTTGACGCTTTGACCAGACAAGGGGATGGCTGACGCCGCTCGATCTCATAACATCAGCGCGGAGCAGGGTTCTCTGTGCTGCAAGCTACATTACTCTTGCTTTCCCTAGTATGTCGTCTATTACTGGCAGGCTGTCTTTTTGGACCTCAGCTGTGCCTCGGAAGTCCAGTGAAGATTACTGATGGATTATCTTCCAACTCTGACCTCTGGGGGTACGATGATAAATCTGTCTAGATTTCCGCAGGATCTTCGGGGAGTCTAGGGACCGTCAAAGGATGGCTAGCTAGTATCTTGTTCGGGCAGACATATtctgatgaatgatgatttGACTTGTTCTGCTGTTCGTGATTCAATATGTGTAGATTCGCTTCAAGTATACCACATAGTTTCTCCAGCGAGGAAGAGAGCGCGACTCCCTTTCTGGGGCATAAGGTGGTTgattctttcctttctcgtAGATGCACACCAACAAGACGCAGACAATGCGATTCCTCTTGATCTCCTCTCCCATTCCTCTACAGTCCTAGGATATCGTACTTCTTATCCCGAGCGCCTGTTCGGACTCGGGAACCTTGAGTATCATTATCCTTTGAAAAGCGCTTTAATCTTGGAAAATCAGCTTCAATGGCCGCGATGGATCTCCAGGGCCATCTCAAATGGACCGGGCTGATAAGCATACTCTCCCTAATGAGTCTGGTTAATGCCAGTCCATCGATCACATCCACGCAGAACACAAATATTTCTGCATGCCAGCAGCATGCCGGACTGCAGTCGAACGACAACACCCGCAACACCAGGAAAGTATCTCTGCTTAACGGACTACACCACCAACCACCGCTCGTCATAGATACTTTCAACGACGCATGGCGGAACAATCTCGGATTCTGGCACGGTGCGGGAGAAGGTCTACCCTTTGAGTATGGCAACGGTTACGTGCGATTCTTTCCAACGGATCCCGACCACAACTATCACACTCAGCTAGCAGCAGCGGAGTGTTTCAGTTTACTCCCGTACAGCGACCAGTACCTTCATGTTGTGTTTTCGGGAACAAACAAGTTCAGCATCTCGCTCAACCAGAACAATGAGGACTGTGACCCTTATCGGAAGCCATACCCAGAGACGTGGGATTCAGTGGAGGCGTCCAGGTATACTAGTGGCAATGAGATATACGTGCCTCTCTCACATTTCCACATTGATCAGTCCAGAGTCTTGTCAATATCCTTCAATGGATTCTACTCCAAGGAAAGCTTGACATTATACAAGGTAGAAATTGTGCCGGAGCTTCCAATGGGTCTTCGAGTGCCAAACAGGCTAGCCAACGGTAGGATGGTTCTTAGATGCACAAGGCCCAATTCCTTTGCTTTCGGCATAGACGATGGACAACCATGCTTCGCCCAAGAGGTCATGGCTATCCTGCAGAAGGAGAACATTCTGGTGACTTTCTTCGTTGTCGGATCAGGACTCCGAGATGAGGAGACCAACTTCACACAAGTGTACCGGGAAATGCTAAGGAGAGGCCATCAAATTGCCCTCCACTCTAATACACATCGAAAGTGAGCTCCCTTACAAGACCTCTTGCCAGCGCTGACAATAGTGGAAGGATGGAAGGTTTGGAGGCCATCGAAGACATCGACGACGAAATCATCAGGAATATCCGAGCATTCGGGAGTTTCTTGGGAGTTGAGTGTAGGTGACCTTGTCCGAAGCTTTGGCTTAATATGCCAGCTAAGGGTTCAGCAGCTCGCTACTTCCGGCCACCATTTGGAACCATTGGCTCCAGAACCCGACAACGGCTTGCAGTGTATACCTCTGATCCTCAGATTGTTAACTGGAGTGTGGACATTGAGGATTGGCTTTGGGGCGATACCGAAACTCCGGAAAGACAGCTGGAGGCTTTCTATCGAGATGTGAGGCGCGGGGGCAACCTGGCTGTGATGCATTACCTAAAGCCGAGCACGGTCAAGTATTTCCCACAGGTTATTCGCTTTGTCAAGGCAATGAACTTGACCATTATGCGGATCGACCAGTGCCTTGAGGACCCTAGCAGTCCACCACTAAGGGTCGGTCGGCTGAACGCAATATCCAGCCCTTAGTGGTCTGCTGTGGGTACTGATTTGCGTAAGGCATGCGGGAGCACGTCATGTTTTCGGACAGGAACCGACTTTGAGATAGAGATTGCATACAGCTGTGAATGAGGGAATGGAACGGAGAATCAATTCAATCAACAGTATGCCTG contains the following coding sequences:
- a CDS encoding polysaccharide deacetylase family protein — encoded protein: MDLQGHLKWTGLISILSLMSLVNASPSITSTQNTNISACQQHAGLQSNDNTRNTRKVSLLNGLHHQPPLVIDTFNDAWRNNLGFWHGAGEGLPFEYGNGYVRFFPTDPDHNYHTQLAAAECFSLLPYSDQYLHVVFSGTNKFSISLNQNNEDCDPYRKPYPETWDSVEASRYTSGNEIYVPLSHFHIDQSRVLSISFNGFYSKESLTLYKVEIVPELPMGLRVPNRLANGRMVLRCTRPNSFAFGIDDGQPCFAQEVMAILQKENILVTFFVVGSGLRDEETNFTQVYREMLRRGHQIALHSNTHRKMEGLEAIEDIDDEIIRNIRAFGSFLGVESRYFRPPFGTIGSRTRQRLAVYTSDPQIVNWSVDIEDWLWGDTETPERQLEAFYRDVRRGGNLAVMHYLKPSTVKYFPQVIRFVKAMNLTIMRIDQCLEDPSSPPLRVGRLNAISSP